A genome region from Brassica oleracea var. oleracea cultivar TO1000 chromosome C2, BOL, whole genome shotgun sequence includes the following:
- the LOC106323864 gene encoding uncharacterized protein LOC106323864 — protein MKPRLSLTEIYNMLDQDESHRVVGSSQKLSANPVAFQVQDSISTNQNQILLAHGGFHKTKCTYCSRPGHTMDKCYKKHGYPPGMFKGKKPNAVASTNLAVTHSGITSEKDHHEEVSCEAMSKDQIQSMISYLSTHLQSSGVSSTTDKTSASTSASAPVVSQITGSLSVSSTSKETDVSLRAWNIDSGATHHEITQELMIGQGSQVGNLYLLDVDNKMHKSLSFKDRTDVVKSFFPHFPSHAQPDTFSSENVSSDVHPSDVPSSFGSLPSGSRPSRSKKQPANLQDFHCYNVKTFINAITKIKEPQKYSEALLDKLWRDAMGDEIGSQKRTFTWSVCPLPPGKVPIGCKWIFKVKYNPDGTVERFKAQLVDQEYTQEEGVDYKATFSPVVKLSTVRILIDLAAKMNWSLTQLDISNAF, from the exons ATGAAGCCACGTCTGAGTTTGACTGAGATTTACAATATGCTTGATCAGGATGAGAGTCACAGAGTTGTAGGATCGTCTCAGAAACTGAGTGCTAATCCAGTGGCATTTCAAGTTCAAGATTCTATTTCAACTAATCAGAATCAAATTCTATTGGCCCATGGAGGTTTTCACAAGACGAAGTGTACGTACTGCTCGAGACCTGGACATACCATGGACAAATGTTACAAGAAACATGGTTATCCTCCAGGAATGTTCAAAGGGAAGAAGCCAAATGCAGTCGCTTCAACGAACCTTGCAGTCACACACTCTGGGATCACAAGTGAGAAGGATCACCATGAAGAAGTTTCTTGTGAAGCAATGTCAAAGGATCAGATTCAATCAATGATTTCTTATCTGAGTACTCATCTCCAATCAAGTGGTGTCTCGTCTACAACTGATAAAACAAGTGCTTCGACTTCAGCTTCTGCTCCGGTTGTTTCACAGATCACTGGTAGCCTTTCCG TTTCTTCCACTTCAAAGGAAACAGATGTGTCTCTTAGAGCTTGGAATATAGACTCAGGAGCCACTCACCAT GAAATTACTCAGGAATTGATGATTGGTCAAGGTAGTCAAGTGGGTAACTTATATCTGTTGGATGTTGATAATAAAATGCATAAGTCTCTTTCGTTTAAAG ATCGAACTGATGTTGTCAAATCCTTCTTTCCTCATTTTCCTTCACATGCACAACCTGATACATTTTCCTCTGAGAATGTATCCTCTGATGTACATCCTTCTGATGTGCCATCATCTTTTGGTTCACTTCCCTCTGGAAGTAGACCATCTCGTTCAAAGAAACAACCCGCAAACTTGCAGGACTTTCATTGTTACAACGTTAAAA CTTTCATAAATGCTATCACCAAAATCAAAGAACCACAAAAATATTCAGAAGCCTTGTTGGATAAGTTGTGGCGAGATGCTATGGGAGACGAGATTGGTTCTCAGAAAAGAACTTTCACTTGGAGTGTCTGTCCTTTACCCCCTGGTAAAGTACCTATTGGTTGCAAATGGATTTTTAAGGTGAAGTATAATCCGGATGGTACTGTGGAGAGATTTAAAGCACAGTTGGTGGATCAGGAGTACACGCAAGAAGAAGGGGTAGATTACAAAGCAACGTTTTCACCAGTTGTGAAGTTGTCTACAGTTCGAATTCTTATTGATCTTGCCGCCAAGATGAACTGGTCACTGACGCAACTGGACATCTCAAACGCTTTCTGA
- the LOC106323865 gene encoding uncharacterized mitochondrial protein AtMg00240-like, which translates to MGELLENPKVYRKLMGRLMYLAITRPDIAYALTKLCQYSSKPRDAHLAAVHKILRYLKGTIGQGVFYEANGQLTLRGYADADWGSCRDTRKSITGYAMFIGDSLVPWRSKKQHTISRSTAEAEFKALADASCEIEWIF; encoded by the coding sequence ATGGGAGAGTTACTTGAAAATCCCAAGGTTTATAGAAAGTTGATGGGCAGATTGATGTATTTGGCGATCACAAGACCTGACATAGCTTATGCTTTAACCAAGCTATGTCAATATTCATCTAAACCACGTGATGCTCATCTGGCGGCTGTTCACAAGATTCTAAGGTATCTTAAAGGGACTATTGGTCAAGGTGTTTTCTATGAAGCTAATGGACAGTTGACACTACGTGGTTATGCAGATGCTGATTGGGGTTCTTGTAGGGACACTCGCAAATCTATAACAGGTTATGCGATGTTCATTGGTGATTCGTTAGTGCCTTGGAGGTCGAAGAAGCAACACACAATATCAAGAAGTACAGCAGAAGCAGAGTTTAAAGCGTTGGCTGATGCTTCTTGTGAGATTGAGTGGATCTTTTGA